One Parachlamydia sp. AcF125 DNA segment encodes these proteins:
- a CDS encoding YebC/PmpR family DNA-binding transcriptional regulator gives MAGHSKWANIKHRKGRADAKKGKIFSRIAKEIISAAKLGGPDPKSNPRLRLVLQKAREANVPNEIIERNIKKASSADQADYIEMTYELYGHGGVGIIIDVMTDNKNRIASDMRIATNKRGGSIATPGAVAFNFDRKGVIQISKKHGVEEELFNAAIEAGAEDFEVADEFFMITTDPAGLFQVKDAVSHLGFQCEEASLEMIPKAYVECDEETAKANLALIDWLEQLEDVDAVYHNMKVPDQWVDEQLL, from the coding sequence ATGGCAGGTCATAGTAAATGGGCAAATATTAAGCACCGCAAAGGGCGTGCAGATGCAAAGAAAGGGAAGATTTTCTCAAGGATTGCCAAAGAAATCATCAGTGCTGCCAAACTAGGGGGCCCCGATCCAAAATCTAATCCCCGTTTGCGCCTCGTTTTACAAAAGGCCAGGGAAGCCAACGTTCCAAATGAGATTATCGAACGAAATATCAAAAAAGCTTCTAGTGCAGACCAAGCAGATTATATTGAGATGACTTATGAGCTTTATGGCCATGGGGGAGTGGGGATTATTATCGATGTAATGACTGACAACAAAAACCGGATTGCTTCCGATATGCGCATTGCGACAAACAAGAGGGGTGGAAGTATTGCAACCCCGGGAGCTGTGGCTTTTAATTTTGATCGTAAAGGTGTCATTCAGATTTCTAAAAAGCATGGGGTAGAGGAAGAATTATTTAATGCCGCTATTGAAGCAGGGGCAGAAGACTTTGAAGTTGCCGATGAGTTTTTCATGATCACGACAGACCCGGCGGGATTGTTTCAAGTTAAAGATGCTGTAAGCCATTTAGGCTTTCAATGTGAGGAGGCTTCTTTAGAAATGATTCCCAAAGCTTATGTGGAATGCGATGAAGAAACAGCTAAAGCAAACTTAGCCTTGATTGATTGGTTAGAGCAATTAGAAGACGTAGATGCCGTTTATCACAATATGAAAGTTCCAGATCAATGGGTGGATGAGCAGCTTCTTTAA